One region of Streptomyces sp. NBC_00442 genomic DNA includes:
- a CDS encoding CpaF family protein translates to MSLRARIAAPEESGPSREDGHLVASYRAKLLEEIDLAEMSSLAAAERRARLERVLGHIISREGPVLSTAERAQLIRRVVDEALGLGILEPLLEDASITEIMVNGPDQIFVERGGRVEQLPLRFASHEQLMQTIERIVSTVNRRVDESNPMVDARLPSGERVNVIIPPLSLTGATLTIRRFPRSFTLQEMITFGSLDEHMLLLLAGLVQARFNIIVSGATGTGKTTLLNALSGLIPPHERIITIEDSAELQLQQAHVIRLESRPPNVEGKGHISIRDLVRNSLRMRPDRIVVGEVRGGESLDMLQAMSTGHDGSLATVHANSAEDALMRLQTLASMSEVEVPFEALHDQINSAVDVIVQLTRHADGARKITEIAILESHGRDPYRITTVCRFDAQPMAADGLIHGRFHYYPLPRRVADRLYLAGQPVPQAYGVASSAEQLAVRHAN, encoded by the coding sequence ATGAGTCTGCGGGCACGGATCGCCGCTCCCGAGGAGAGCGGCCCCAGCCGCGAGGACGGCCACCTGGTCGCCTCCTACCGGGCCAAGCTCCTTGAGGAGATCGACCTCGCGGAGATGTCCTCGCTCGCCGCCGCCGAGCGCCGGGCGCGCCTGGAGCGGGTGCTCGGGCACATCATCAGCCGCGAGGGCCCGGTCCTGTCCACCGCCGAACGCGCCCAGCTGATCCGCCGGGTCGTCGACGAGGCGCTCGGACTCGGCATCCTCGAACCGCTCCTGGAGGACGCCTCCATCACCGAGATCATGGTCAACGGTCCCGACCAGATCTTCGTCGAGCGGGGCGGCCGGGTGGAGCAGCTGCCGCTGCGGTTCGCCTCGCACGAGCAGCTGATGCAGACGATCGAACGGATCGTGTCGACGGTCAACCGGCGCGTGGACGAGTCGAACCCGATGGTGGACGCCCGCCTCCCGTCCGGCGAGCGCGTCAACGTGATCATCCCGCCGCTGTCCCTGACCGGCGCGACGCTCACCATCCGCCGCTTCCCCCGGTCGTTCACCCTCCAGGAGATGATCACCTTCGGTTCCCTCGACGAGCACATGCTGCTGCTGCTCGCCGGGCTCGTGCAGGCCCGGTTCAACATCATCGTGTCGGGCGCCACCGGCACCGGCAAGACCACCCTGCTCAACGCCCTGTCCGGCCTGATCCCGCCGCACGAACGCATCATCACCATCGAGGACTCCGCCGAACTCCAGCTCCAGCAGGCCCACGTCATCCGCCTGGAGTCGCGGCCCCCGAACGTCGAGGGCAAGGGCCACATCTCCATCCGCGACCTCGTACGCAACTCGCTGCGCATGCGCCCCGACCGCATCGTGGTCGGCGAGGTCCGTGGCGGCGAGTCGCTCGACATGCTCCAGGCGATGTCCACCGGTCACGACGGCTCGCTGGCCACCGTCCACGCCAACAGCGCGGAAGACGCCCTGATGCGGCTCCAGACGCTCGCGTCCATGTCCGAGGTGGAGGTCCCCTTCGAGGCGCTGCACGACCAGATCAACTCGGCCGTCGACGTCATCGTCCAGCTCACCCGGCACGCGGACGGCGCCCGCAAGATCACCGAGATCGCCATCCTCGAATCGCACGGCCGCGACCCGTACCGCATCACCACCGTCTGCCGCTTCGACGCCCAGCCCATGGCCGCCGACGGCCTCATCCACGGCCGCTTCCACTACTACCCGCTGCCCCGCCGTGTCGCCGACCGCCTCTACCTCGCGGGCCAGCCCGTCCCGCAGGCGTACGGGGTCGCGTCGAGCGCGGAACAACTGGCCGTCCGCCACGCCAACTGA
- a CDS encoding TadE/TadG family type IV pilus assembly protein — protein sequence MNRVRIPAGERDRGQTVIEFIGVVPLILLLLVALWQCALVGYAFVLAGNAADEGARAGAAAEGDAGAACRTAALHELPSSFDGDPACPGGGDGGMYRVTVTLKVPLLIPGVLNGFPVEGSAAHVKER from the coding sequence ATGAACCGGGTGCGGATTCCCGCGGGCGAGCGGGACCGGGGGCAGACCGTGATCGAGTTCATCGGCGTGGTCCCGCTGATCCTGCTCCTGCTCGTCGCGCTGTGGCAGTGCGCCCTGGTCGGTTACGCCTTCGTCCTCGCGGGCAACGCGGCGGACGAGGGAGCGCGGGCGGGGGCGGCGGCGGAGGGCGACGCGGGGGCCGCGTGCCGCACGGCGGCGCTGCACGAGCTGCCGTCGTCCTTCGACGGCGACCCCGCCTGCCCCGGCGGCGGTGACGGCGGGATGTACCGGGTCACCGTCACCCTCAAGGTTCCCCTCCTGATCCCGGGCGTCCTCAACGGCTTCCCCGTCGAGGGCAGCGCCGCCCACGTGAAGGAGCGCTGA
- a CDS encoding AAA family ATPase, whose product MTTRILPAVADADAARSVTTLLSQLPDAEPAMPVGDSTQLLDTLARFAGESLDELPEVVLVHERIGPLPALELIREVALRFPAVGVVLISSDAGPAVFSAAMDSGARGLVALPLSYEELAVRVQAAAQWSAGVRRHLGASLDVFTGPGGTVTTVTGAKGGVGTTLVAVQLALAARASGRTTVLLDLDLQAGDVASYLDVQFRRSIADLASITDISPRVLADAVFNHESGLALLLAPGEGERGEEVTDRSARQIIGALRTRYEAVVVDCGTQTTAANAAAVEMADVALLVTTPDVISVRGAKRTVRMWDRLQIRKAEETTTVVNRHTRTTEIQPPLVQKITGTRVAQTSVPAHFKELQSVVDAGRLHDLDHKSTVKQALWALAGELGLLKAPEGRAKARAARGSGLVLRRRGG is encoded by the coding sequence ATGACCACTCGCATCCTTCCGGCCGTCGCCGACGCGGACGCCGCCCGATCCGTCACCACCCTGCTCAGCCAGCTCCCCGACGCCGAACCGGCCATGCCCGTCGGCGACTCCACCCAGCTGCTCGACACCCTGGCCAGGTTCGCGGGCGAATCCCTCGACGAGCTCCCCGAAGTCGTCCTGGTCCACGAACGCATCGGCCCGCTCCCGGCCCTCGAACTGATCCGGGAGGTCGCGCTGCGCTTCCCGGCGGTCGGCGTCGTCCTGATCTCCTCCGACGCCGGGCCCGCCGTCTTCTCCGCCGCCATGGACTCCGGCGCCCGCGGCCTGGTCGCGCTGCCCCTGTCGTACGAAGAGCTCGCGGTACGCGTCCAGGCGGCGGCCCAGTGGTCCGCGGGCGTACGCCGTCACCTGGGCGCGAGCCTCGACGTCTTCACCGGGCCGGGCGGCACCGTCACCACCGTCACCGGGGCCAAGGGAGGCGTCGGAACCACGCTCGTCGCCGTTCAACTCGCCCTCGCCGCACGGGCGTCGGGCCGCACCACCGTGCTGCTCGACCTGGACCTCCAGGCCGGCGACGTCGCCTCCTACCTGGACGTCCAGTTCCGCCGCTCCATCGCCGACCTCGCCTCCATCACCGACATCTCGCCGCGTGTCCTGGCCGACGCCGTCTTCAACCACGAGAGCGGTCTCGCCCTGCTGCTCGCCCCCGGCGAGGGCGAACGCGGCGAGGAGGTCACCGACCGGTCCGCCCGCCAGATCATCGGCGCCCTGCGCACCCGCTACGAGGCCGTCGTCGTGGACTGCGGCACCCAGACCACCGCCGCCAACGCGGCCGCCGTCGAAATGGCCGACGTTGCGCTCCTCGTCACCACCCCCGACGTCATCTCCGTACGCGGTGCCAAGCGGACCGTACGCATGTGGGACCGGCTCCAGATCCGCAAGGCCGAGGAGACCACCACCGTGGTCAACCGGCACACCCGCACCACCGAGATCCAGCCCCCGCTCGTCCAGAAGATCACCGGCACCCGGGTCGCCCAGACCTCCGTGCCGGCCCACTTCAAGGAGTTGCAGTCCGTCGTCGACGCGGGCCGGCTGCACGACCTCGACCACAAGAGCACGGTCAAGCAGGCCCTGTGGGCGCTGGCCGGTGAGCTGGGCCTCCTCAAGGCTCCCGAGGGCAGAGCGAAGGCGCGGGCCGCCCGTGGTTCCGGGCTCGTCCTGCGGCGCAGGGGCGGCTGA
- the cpaB gene encoding Flp pilus assembly protein CpaB — MNSRQRRGIILLLLSALCALGAFAGVFTVISDVDSKVGPEVTAYKLKDDIDAYATLASDQFEKTSMPKRWLSQGAVTDLSDVIGKMAATHLTKGSLLQAGMFTDRPQLKPGEQEIAIMIDASTGVAGKINGNDSVNIFATFAATKQGDTPESKLIVAGARVIQVGAVQALTPSASDKNQTTQAVPITFALGTLDAQRVAYAESFATHVRLALVGRGNGDTTIPPGDRTYRLEKDQ, encoded by the coding sequence ATGAACTCCCGCCAGCGCCGCGGCATCATCCTTCTCCTCCTCTCGGCCCTGTGCGCCCTCGGCGCCTTCGCCGGGGTGTTCACGGTGATCAGCGACGTGGACTCCAAGGTGGGCCCCGAGGTGACCGCGTACAAGCTCAAGGACGACATAGACGCCTACGCGACGCTCGCGTCCGATCAGTTCGAGAAGACCAGCATGCCCAAACGATGGCTCTCCCAGGGCGCCGTCACCGACCTCTCCGACGTCATCGGGAAAATGGCCGCCACCCACCTCACCAAGGGCTCGCTGCTCCAGGCCGGCATGTTCACCGACCGGCCCCAACTCAAGCCCGGTGAACAGGAGATCGCCATCATGATCGACGCGTCGACCGGCGTCGCCGGAAAGATCAACGGGAACGACAGCGTCAACATCTTCGCCACGTTCGCCGCGACCAAACAGGGGGACACCCCCGAGTCCAAGCTCATCGTCGCGGGCGCCCGCGTGATCCAGGTCGGCGCCGTCCAGGCCCTGACCCCGAGCGCGTCCGACAAGAACCAGACCACCCAGGCCGTCCCGATCACCTTCGCCCTCGGCACCCTCGACGCCCAACGGGTCGCCTACGCCGAGTCGTTCGCCACCCACGTCCGCCTCGCGCTCGTCGGCCGCGGCAACGGCGACACCACGATCCCGCCCGGTGACCGTACGTACCGGCTCGAAAAGGACCAGTGA